CGGGGATTCTGCATATCGCTTATTGCTTTAAACCTTCAACTGTTATCGCTAACAGTCAAAAGCCGATTTTTCTTAGTTCAATTTGATTTCCTGTGCCAGTTGTTTTACATAACCTTCCTGAGCTGATTTGTCTGACAGTTCTTTTCTCAGAACTTTTTCAGCCACTTCAATCACGAGGGAACCCACCTGGTTTTTCACTTCCGTTAACGCAGCCATTTTCTGGTTTTCGATAGCGGAATAAGCTTCAGAGATGATCTTTTTAGCTTCAGCCTGCGCCTGAGTTTTGGCTTCGCTGATGATCAGATCTTTTGCGTCTTTAGCTTCTTTCAGGATTTTGCTTCTTTCAGCTTTTGCTTCAGCCAGCACGTGTTCGTGTTCAGCTTTCATCTGTGCCATCTCTTCTTTCACTCTTTCTGCAGAAGCGATAGAATCAGCAATAGATCCTTCCCTTTCTTTCAGAACCGCGAGGATCGGAGTCCAGGCAAATTTCTTCAGAACGAGGAATACAATAACGAAGATTACAAAAGAGATAATAAATAAGCCGACCGCTGGTATCAACAGATCCATATTACGAGGATTTAATTTTTTTAATTGTAAAGATTACTGCATCCCTTGCCCTGTGCGCAGGATGCAGTAAAGAGTTTGGCTTACATAACTACCGCCAACAGACCAGCGATTACACCGAACAGGGCAACACCCTCTACCAGCGCAGCTGCCAGGATCATGTTTGCACGGATGTCATTTGCAGCTTCTGGTTGACGAGCGATAGATTCCAGAGCGCTCTTACCGATGTTACCTACACCGATACCAGCAGCGATTGCTGCGATACCAGCACCGATCGCACCACCAGCTTTTGCTAAACCTGAAGCAGATGCAGCAGCTTCGTTAGCAGCCTGCAATAAAACAGTCAAAAGTGCCATAATGAATATGTATTTGAATTTAAAATTAAACGAACCTATTATTAGTGGTGTGCACCATGTGCATCATCATGTCCACCTTCCATCGCCTGACCGATAAATACCGCTGTCAGTGTAGCGAAGATAAACGCCTGGATAAATGCTACCAGCAACTCCAGCATCATCATTACGATGTTGAAGAAGATAGTGATTGGCAGGAAGCCATAACCAGCTACCTTGCTCAGACCACCAAATATAAATACCAGGGAGATAATGCTCAGAATGATAATGTGACCTGCCAGAATGTTGGCGAAAAGTCGGATGGCCAGTGACACAGGTTTGGTGAACACACCAATCAGCTCTACTGGCGCCAGGATGATTTTAACACCACCAGGAACCGGAGGATTGAAAATGTGACCCCAGAAATGCTTGTTGGAGCTAATCAGGATCGCAATGAAACTTACGATCGCCAGCGCAGCAGTTACTGCAATGTTACCGGTTACGTTGGCAGAACCAGGTAACAGACCCAACAGATTGTTTATCAGGATAAAGAAGAAGATAGTCAGAATAAATGGAGTGTACTTCTCAGCTGCTTTACCAGGAATGTTTGGCTTTACCACCTCATCTCTCATGAAGATGATCACCGGTTCCATCACACTCTGGAAACCTTTAGGCGCTTGTTTGCTACCACGGGTTTTGTAAGCCTTCGCTACTGATAACATCATCCAGATCAGCAGAATAGCGCCGATAATCATGGAAGTGATGTTCTTGGTAATAGAAAAATCGTAGATCTTCTCACCAGTTGGGTTATCCTGACCGTCTACCGCAATGATAGTTCCGGTTACATACTGTGCAGGATTCAAACCCTTTTCTTCTACATAATGCTTGGTTACCAGACGATAACCATCATGTGAAGCATGACCATGCTCAAAAGCAGAAGACATAAACGCAGATGTTCCACGAGCAGGATTGTAGATGATAATTGGTAAAGGAATAGTTACCTTGGTTTCTCCGAAGTCCATAAAATGCCAGTCATGCTGGTCTTTTACGTGACCAAGGATTTCCTCCTTAGCATCAAATTTCTCTTTGTGCTCAGCTGCAACTGGTGCAGACTCACCACCCTCGTGGCTTTCCGCAGCAAAAGCCGAATTACCAAAACCGTGAAGGCCTAACGCCATCACAAGTGCTACCATACTATGTTTAAACTGCTTGAAAGATATCACCGTTTTCTGAAATTTTGCGCAAAGATAAACGTTTTTATCTCAAAAATTCAGCGATAATGAAAAAAAAGGAGGCCTTTATATAAGACAATTGAGGGTCAACAACTTATAACTTAAAAATACACCAATTTTTTTAGAGAATTTTCCCGTTTTTTTACCAGTCAAATGCGGGAAAATTTATATATAATTTTTACTAATATATTAACTTGCCGCCGAACTGCTAAACTGCATGCTGTGGAGCTTGTAATAAAAACCTTCCAGCTTCAATAACTCTTCATGGCTTCCCATCTCCTTAATCTCTCCCTTATCCAACACAATAATCTTATCTGCTTTACTAATCGTTGATAACCTGTGGGCTATAATAATCGCCGTCCTGTCCGCTATCAACTTGTCAATCGCATGCTGTATCAAGGCCTCCGATTCCGTATCCACGGAAGAAGTAGCCTCATCCAATATCAGGATAGCCGGATTATATAATAACGCCCGCACGAACGATATCAGCTGACGCTGTCCCAGCGATAAAGTACTACCCCTTTCCATCACCTGGTAATCATACCCACCCGGCAACTGCATGATAAAATCATGAATACCAATGAGTTTTGAGGCTGACTCCACCTCTTCCCGGCTGATAGCCTCGTTATGCAAGGTGATATTATCATAAATGGAGCCACTGAAAAGGAATACATCCTGCAACACCACTCCTATCCTGCTACGTAAAGCATGCAGCGAGTACTCCGGCAACGGAATGCCATCTATCTTTATACTACCCTTCTGGATCTCATACAGGCGATTCAATATGCTGATAATAGTGGTTTTACCAGATCCGGTATGCCCTACTATCGCCACGGTATCGCCCTGCTTTGCTTCAAAATCAATGTCTTTCAATACATACCGGTCCTCTACATAGGCAAAGGATACATGATCGAAGCTGATGGCTCCTTTCATATCCCTGCCATCCTGTTTCCCATGATCCGGGATATAATCCTCATTGTCTAAAATCTTAAATACCCTTTCGCTGGCCACCATACCCATTTGCAGGGTATTGAACTTATCCGCCAGCATACGAAGCGGCCTGAACAGCATATTCAGGTACATGATAAAGGCAATCATCACCCCCTGGGTTACTTCGTAATTCAATACCTTATTGGATCCCCACCAAACCATCAATCCCAGCGAAATGGCCAGGATAATCTCTACTACAGGGAAAAACACAGAATAAGCGAATATCGCATCGATATTGGCGTCTCTATGGTCTTTATTAATCTGCTTAAATCGGGCAAATTCACGCTTTTCGCCGGTAAATGCCTGTACTACTACCATTCCGGTAATATGTTCCTGTACAAAGGCATTCAGGGCCGAAACCGCGTTGCGCACCCGGTAAAATGACTTATTTACACTCTCTTTAAAAATATAGGTCGCGATAATCAGGATTGGGAAGGGCGACAAACTAACCAGCGTAAGGCGCCAGTCTTCAATAAACATCACCGTCAGAATGGCGATGATCATCAGCAAATCAGCTACTATACTGATTATACCTTCAGAAAACACATCATTGATAGCTTCTATATCATTGATGGTACGGGTGGTCAGGGTACCAATCGGGGTTTTGTCGAAAAAGGCCAGGTTCAGGTGGATGATCTTCCTAAAGACTGTTACCCGCATATCTTTTACGACGGATTGTCCCAGCCAGTTGGTCAGGTAGGAAAAGAAAAACCTTACTACTGTTTCCAACAGCAGTAAGGCTATCTGTAATACGGTCACCAGCACTAACATACGTACGAGCTGGTTCGCAATATATTTATCAACGGTTACCTGGATGAGGTATGGCCGCAACGGTGAGATTACCGCCAATACCACAGTGAGTACCATGGAAACATAAAATGAGCGCTTATAGGGTTTCGCAAAGGAAAAAATCCGTCTAAGCAGGCTGAAATCAAATACTCTTTTTGCTGCCACGTTACTCACGGTCGTTGATCTATTAGTTAGTCTATGATTACTTATCGTCTTTCATGATCTGCCTGTAAGCTTTAATGAATATAGCTCCCAGGTTTTTGTGCGGAGGAACGTAATCGCTGAACAGCTCTTTATTACGTGCATCTCCTGCAAATTTCTTCGCTAAACCTGCCCACATCTGCACCCAGTCGATATTTTTTCCACTCAGGATTACATCTTCCAAGCTACGAATAATTGGCTCGTTCACAAAACGGGTACCTACCTGTTTGGAAGAAATAATATGTGCATCCGGCGCTTTCTGCAATACCACTGCCAGGTTATGATAACCACCACAGGAACCCAGGATCACAATTTTTGCAGAGCTCTGCAGGTTGTCCAGGGTTGTATTTACGTGGTAACTGTGACCACGGTGGATAACTACCGTAGGATGAATATCCTGTTCATCCATGTAGTCTGACAGTTTAGAAATGGCATCTTTATCTGCAGGTTCGTCCAGCGGAAGATTTGCAAAGATAGTGGTTGGCTTTCCTTTCAACGAAGTAATTACCGCCCAGTATTTTTCTTTTCTTACAGACCACTCACCTTTAGGGAAGTTGGTCATGAAGCTGGCAAAGGATTCCTGACCATCTTTATCTCCATAGAAAAATACCTGTTGATAAACCCGGCCGCTATCGCTTTCCAGTGCATTATGTGTAACGAAGTTAATCGGAGGCAGCTGCAATTGGGCTGCCATGTCGGTAGCCTTGGCAGAATCGCCTTCTGATTTGGATTCGGACTCGAACAAACTACTCAGCAGCTGATAGATCACGGTACCACGGTGGTCGTTATGTTTCTTAACATAAGCCAGGTTGTTACGTACCTCTGCACGGAGGAAGTCCAGCAGCTTGGGATCGCGGATACTACCGAATGAGTTGGCTACATCCACGGCGTCTTCCAGGTCTTCTGTTTTCTCCAGGTTCTGTACATACTTCTGCATCAGGTAGTTGGAGTTTTCAGGCGCCATTGATTTCAGGAAGTTGTCCAGGGTATTGAAGCCTGCCGCCATGGCAATAAATTTCTTGAAGCGGTCAAAATTTACCGTCATCAGCAAACTATCGCCACGTGGAGGTTTCATACGAGCCATCATCTGGTCGTAAAGGCCTGCATTGTTGTGGTTGGTATAGCTGGAGGTAAATAATTCTTCCTGTCCGTTGATGATCAGGTAATACAGCTCTTCCGGACTGAAATCATTTACTATTTTGAATCTTACCGGGGCCGGTTCCTCATGAAGGTCGTTCACGGAACGGATATAGATCAGCGATTTTGCCTGCATATTCTCCATCATGGCTTTCATACCAATCGGGTGCTGGCCTTCGCTTTTCATTCGCTGGAGGTTGATCATGGATTTCACCATCTGGCGATAATACTGGCGGTCGTTATCGGCAATTTTTTCCAGTTTTTCCACAGAGGTAGTACCGGCCAGGATTTCATCGATGAAAGGCAGGATACGGGTGCTCTGGGGAGATTTACCGATGCTGACGATCGTTTGCACGATCGGGTCAGGATTACGTTTGATGGCGTTGGCCATTGGCGTATAGGAAGTAGCGTAGGTAAGCACCTGGTTAGGGTACTTGCGTGCTACGGCTGCCACGATGGAGTCCGTACCAGGGTAATCCAGGTAGTTGCTCAGTTTGGGCATTACGGTTTCCAGGTTATCCATAGCATATTTGGTGAATACCATGCCTTTGGCCTGTTTGTAACCTGGATTATCATTAAAGATTTCGATCAGTTTTTCAGAGCCGCCGAAAGAGAGGCCCTGGATGTACGGCGCAATGCTCTGATGTTTGATATCAGCGCGCATCATGTTATGATAAGCCTGTACAATAGCGGGAGCTTCTTCCGCTTCGATCAGATGGTGTGCCCGTTTGAAGTTGTAATCCTTCAGCATGGAGTAAAGACCGGTGAGGTACTTTACTTTCAGGCGATGATCCAGCGTACTGTCCCTTTCGATTTCTACCTGCATGTTATCCACTTCCTTGATAAGGGCATTGGTGGCCTGCAGATTGCTGGTCTGATCGTCTGAAACGCGTACCAGTTCGTCGGCTTTGCCGTCGAACTTATCTGCCATCAATTGTTCTTTATCAATGTTATCATGGAATCCCTGTCTGGAGATAGGGATTTGCAAATGACTGCTTTGCGCATACGTCAGGCCGCCTTGAC
This window of the Chitinophaga sp. Cy-1792 genome carries:
- a CDS encoding ABC transporter ATP-binding protein — translated: MVLTVVLAVISPLRPYLIQVTVDKYIANQLVRMLVLVTVLQIALLLLETVVRFFFSYLTNWLGQSVVKDMRVTVFRKIIHLNLAFFDKTPIGTLTTRTINDIEAINDVFSEGIISIVADLLMIIAILTVMFIEDWRLTLVSLSPFPILIIATYIFKESVNKSFYRVRNAVSALNAFVQEHITGMVVVQAFTGEKREFARFKQINKDHRDANIDAIFAYSVFFPVVEIILAISLGLMVWWGSNKVLNYEVTQGVMIAFIMYLNMLFRPLRMLADKFNTLQMGMVASERVFKILDNEDYIPDHGKQDGRDMKGAISFDHVSFAYVEDRYVLKDIDFEAKQGDTVAIVGHTGSGKTTIISILNRLYEIQKGSIKIDGIPLPEYSLHALRSRIGVVLQDVFLFSGSIYDNITLHNEAISREEVESASKLIGIHDFIMQLPGGYDYQVMERGSTLSLGQRQLISFVRALLYNPAILILDEATSSVDTESEALIQHAIDKLIADRTAIIIAHRLSTISKADKIIVLDKGEIKEMGSHEELLKLEGFYYKLHSMQFSSSAAS
- the atpF gene encoding F0F1 ATP synthase subunit B, whose amino-acid sequence is MDLLIPAVGLFIISFVIFVIVFLVLKKFAWTPILAVLKEREGSIADSIASAERVKEEMAQMKAEHEHVLAEAKAERSKILKEAKDAKDLIISEAKTQAQAEAKKIISEAYSAIENQKMAALTEVKNQVGSLVIEVAEKVLRKELSDKSAQEGYVKQLAQEIKLN
- the atpE gene encoding ATP synthase F0 subunit C, with the protein product MALLTVLLQAANEAAASASGLAKAGGAIGAGIAAIAAGIGVGNIGKSALESIARQPEAANDIRANMILAAALVEGVALFGVIAGLLAVVM
- the atpB gene encoding F0F1 ATP synthase subunit A; translation: MVALVMALGLHGFGNSAFAAESHEGGESAPVAAEHKEKFDAKEEILGHVKDQHDWHFMDFGETKVTIPLPIIIYNPARGTSAFMSSAFEHGHASHDGYRLVTKHYVEEKGLNPAQYVTGTIIAVDGQDNPTGEKIYDFSITKNITSMIIGAILLIWMMLSVAKAYKTRGSKQAPKGFQSVMEPVIIFMRDEVVKPNIPGKAAEKYTPFILTIFFFILINNLLGLLPGSANVTGNIAVTAALAIVSFIAILISSNKHFWGHIFNPPVPGGVKIILAPVELIGVFTKPVSLAIRLFANILAGHIIILSIISLVFIFGGLSKVAGYGFLPITIFFNIVMMMLELLVAFIQAFIFATLTAVFIGQAMEGGHDDAHGAHH